From the genome of Malus sylvestris chromosome 13, drMalSylv7.2, whole genome shotgun sequence:
ACCCAATCAATGTTTAAACTATCGACGAAATTATcaatatttttgtcaaaatattcGAGGATCGATTTagtaaaaaatattcaaaaaattaagaattgttataagaaaataaatgaatatTGATGATATTTACCGATTTATTGTAAAAATTTTGACAGAACCCATGACAGATTTCAaagcttttgatttttttattataaaaggaGGAATAACTTGGAAAATTACAAACGTGTCCTGTCCTGTCCTCACTACTCACCAGTCACCACCTCTCTTTACTTCTCCACCACGAAGAAACCAGTCCATCATCCATCCATGGAGCTTTACCTTCCCCACCCTCACCACCGTCTTCCTCACCAGGACCCAATACCCAGAACCCTCGACCCTACCGTGCGGATCTTCCCTTTCACTCTGACTCTACGGAAATGCAACCAGCGAAGCCGACGGCATGGTTTCTCCAAGACGAGGTCGTTTCTGCTGGAGCAGACCGGTGGGAAGATGGTGGTGGAGCTCGTGGGGGCGTTCAACGAGCTCACGGAGAGGATGGGCATGCTTTCCAGCAGCGGCTCCCACTTGCTCTTCAAGGCTCTCAAGCTCTCCATTCCTTTGCTCCATGCTCTGCCTCTGACCCCAGATGGCCGTTCTTCTCTCTCCAGAgccctctccatctctctcctccTCGCCGACCTTCAGGTAACGGAGACTTTTGGTTTTTCGGGAAATTGGCTGAAAcgatgaatttataaatccaatTTGCTGAAATCATCGTTTCTCCGTAAATATTTGATCAATATGTAGTTAATGTTTGATTATTTTTCAGCAAATATCtgtaaattatttgattttgatcAGTTCAGCAATTCGTATTTGTATAATGATCGTTTGAGTCAACTTTctctttttgtaattttttaatttctggTCCTTCATTGTGTAATTTGGATGAACTCATTCATGGGTTTTCGGTAAATTTGATTGTTGCAGATGGATGCTGAAGTAATTTCAGCTGGGATTCTCCGGCCAGTTGTGGAGGCCCGTTCAATTTCGATTCTCGATGTTAGGAACCAGATTGGTTCTGGCACTGCGCATCTCTTGCACGAAAGCTTGCGGGTTATGAAAGTCCCTTCAAAAGTTGATGTCTTGGATGATGACAGTGCAACTGCATTGAGGAAGTTTTGCTTGACTTACTACGATATGAGGGCTGTGATTTTGGACTTGGTGCTCAGGCTTGATGTGATGCGGCATCTTGATTACATGCCGCGGTATCAGCAGCAGTTGACATCTCTAGAAGTAATGAGGCTTCACGCGCCGTTGGCTCATGCTGTTGGGGCCAACTGGCTGTCATTGGAGCTCGAGGATCTTTCGTTTCAGTACTTATTTCCACATTCGTACCTTTATGTCGATTCTTGGTTGAGAAGTCATGAGACTGGAAGTAAGCCTCTGGTGGATGTGTACAAGGAACAGTTGTTGCGGTCGTTGAGAGTTGATCCGTTGTTGGCAGACATGGTGGTTGATGTTTCGGTTGATGGGCGGTATAAGAGTCGCTATAGCACAATGAAGAAGCTGTTGAAGGATGGTAGGAAGCCAGAGCAAGTGAATGATGTTTTGGGATTGAGAGTCATATTGGAGCCTAGAGATGGAGAAGATATGGCAGAGGTAGGGGAACAAGCGTGTTACAGGACGCGCGAAGTTGTTCGATCTATGTGGAAGGAAATGCCTCACAGGACAAAAGACTACATTGCAAGGCCCAAGGCGAATGGGTACAGGAGTTTACATATGGCAGTTGATGTTAGTGACTGTGGGAGGAGTAG
Proteins encoded in this window:
- the LOC126596174 gene encoding probable GTP diphosphokinase CRSH, chloroplastic; the protein is MELYLPHPHHRLPHQDPIPRTLDPTVRIFPFTLTLRKCNQRSRRHGFSKTRSFLLEQTGGKMVVELVGAFNELTERMGMLSSSGSHLLFKALKLSIPLLHALPLTPDGRSSLSRALSISLLLADLQMDAEVISAGILRPVVEARSISILDVRNQIGSGTAHLLHESLRVMKVPSKVDVLDDDSATALRKFCLTYYDMRAVILDLVLRLDVMRHLDYMPRYQQQLTSLEVMRLHAPLAHAVGANWLSLELEDLSFQYLFPHSYLYVDSWLRSHETGSKPLVDVYKEQLLRSLRVDPLLADMVVDVSVDGRYKSRYSTMKKLLKDGRKPEQVNDVLGLRVILEPRDGEDMAEVGEQACYRTREVVRSMWKEMPHRTKDYIARPKANGYRSLHMAVDVSDCGRSRPLMEIQIRTKEMDMLADAGMASHSLYKSGLTDPEEAKRLKAIMMAAAEFAALRLKDINHEGIETEQSQNNRVFRLLDKNGDGRINIEELMEVMEELGAPGEDACEMMQLLDANSDGSLSSDEFELFQKQVGFMRNFEERDEQYKTVLNEKLQIADSSSLIQVSGEDLSSGASELDLLPSG